A region of Notolabrus celidotus isolate fNotCel1 chromosome 4, fNotCel1.pri, whole genome shotgun sequence DNA encodes the following proteins:
- the LOC117811127 gene encoding uncharacterized protein LOC117811127, translating into MMSTAKKFLLRVYLSSDVAVKVTLSERPESVEELINILKEKVKQRLDFEFTLQYEDPDFDGQLSCLVDINELPEKGTLRVVRTESDTSSCASSDTDILPHVPVSHRLKTWPDVFPVPTFSYEVEHVLAEGNDLFESSGKTVKLNRAQKHNILETMAAAMHSYKSYPSDRDVGVAAEALVRTHPCLKELGSVSGWYGWKVSLKFKMGNYRTKLARSGCLEVSINTGKRSRNNPDRDSPHTNIKRARRAEVNYLPDFPRGENQASLEGMRLQITQEVAKSDKDKILIEKLMQTTFALRRQEIVQESPLVKDILERWPALQMEAQVCAEFHRIANINLRNQFYSELDRHTPRLLAVYRQKAGRTGKASEALRNILKLYDQQVQDIDIKRTTALWALSAYLCEDDPDFYKTWNTEETDEPDITDTPVALVMIVTESTLEMVPFTPDSFSIAVEDNMMIMSISRFSDAFAMVFGLMYVLHLDYPSKLTNTFTFIQKVVMGLDDGKPLKPRLLSLKHDLLQ; encoded by the exons ATGATGTCAACAGCCAAGAAATTCCTGCTACGTGTATACCTTTCATCTGATGTTGCCGTGAAGGTAACCCTGTCTGAGAGGCCCGAATCTGTGGAGGAGCTCATAAACATTCTGAAAGAGAAAGTCAAGCAAAGACTGGACTTTGAGTTCACACTACAATACGAGGATCCAGACTTTGACGGTCAACTCAGCTGCCTGGTTGATATTAATGAGTTACCAGAGAAGGGCACATTAAGAGTTGTCAGAACAGAAAGTGACACCAGCTCCTGTGCAAGTTCTGACACAGACATCCTGCCTCATGTGCCTGTTAGCCACCGCCTAAAGACTTGGCCTGATGTTTTCCCCGTGCCCACCTTTTCCTATGAGGTGGAGCATGTCCTTGCAGAGGGAAATGATCTCTTTGAGAGCTCTGGAAAGACTGTGAAATTAAACAGGGCCCAGAAACATAACATCTTGGAGACGATGGCTGCAGCAATGCACAGCTACAAATCCTATCCCAGTGACAGAGATGTGGGTGTGGCAGCTGAAGCGCTTGTCAGAACACATCCATGTCTTAAAGAGCTAGGAAGTGTGAGTGGTTGGTATGGTTGGAAAGTTAGCCTCAAGTTTAAGATGGGGAATTACCGCACAAAGTTGGCCAGATCTGGTTGTCTGGAGGTGTCTATCAACACTGGcaaaagaagcaggaacaaCCCTGACAGAGACAGTCCCCACACCAACATAAAAAGAGCCAGACGAGCAGAGGTAAACTACCTCCCAGACTTTCCTCGCGGAGAAAACCAGGCTAGTCTAGAAGGAATGAGACTACAGATTACACAAGAAGTGGCAAAGAGTGACAAGGACAAAATTTTAATTGAAAAGCTGATGCAGACAACCTTTGCCCTTCGTCGTCAGGAGATTGTCCAGGAAAGTCCACTGGTAAAGGACATCCTGGAGCGATGGCCAGCCCTTCAGATGGAAGCTCAG GTTTGTGCTGAATTCCATCGAATCGCAAACATAAACCTTCGGAACCAGTTTTATTCAGAGCTTGACCGGCATACACCACGACTTCTGGCGGTGTACAGACAGAAAGCGGGACGCACTGGCAAGGCCTCCGAAGCCCTGCgcaacattttaaagctgtatGATCAG CAAGTACAGGATATTGACATCAAACGCACCACAGCACTTTGGGCCCTTTCAGCGTACCTATGTGAAGATGACCCAGATTTCTACAAAACTTGGAAT ACTGAGGAGACAGATGAGCCAGACATCACAGACACTCCTGTTGCCCTCGTCATGATAGTCACCGAAAGCACCTTGGAAATGGTCCCCTTCACCCCCGACAGCTTTTCCATTGCGGTGGAGGACAACATGATGATCATGAGTATCTCCAGATTCTCAGATGCATTCGCAATGGTATTTGGCTTGATGTATGTCCTGCACTTGGACTACCCCAGCAAACTCACCAACACTTTTACATTCATCCAAAAAGTGGTGATGGGGCTTGATGATGGTAAGCCACTGAAACCCCGCCTACTCAGTCTAAAACATGACCTGCTCCAGTAA